A portion of the Lolium rigidum isolate FL_2022 chromosome 1, APGP_CSIRO_Lrig_0.1, whole genome shotgun sequence genome contains these proteins:
- the LOC124683868 gene encoding pollen allergen Lol p 2-A-like: MASSSRMLAAAVLAVLFVGAWCAAPVEFTVEKGSDEKNLALSIKYNKEGDSMAEVELKEHGSNEWLALKKNGDVWEIKSDKPLKGPFNFRFVSEKGMRNVFDDVVPADFKVGTTYKPEE; the protein is encoded by the coding sequence ATGGCTTCCTCAAGCAGGATGCTGGCCGCGGCGGTGTTGGCGGTGCTGTTCGTGGGCGCGTGGTGCGCGGCCCCCGTGGAGTTTACGGTGGAGAAGGGGTCGGACGAGAAGAACCTTGCTCTGTCGATCAAGTACAACAAGGAGGGCGACTCCATGGCGGAGGTGGAGCTCAAGGAGCACGGGTCCAACGAGTGGCTTGCCCTGAAGAAGAACGGCGATGTGTGGGAGATCAAGAGCGACAAGCCTCTCAAGGGTCCATTCAACTTCCGCTTTGTGTCCGAGAAGGGTATGAGGAACGTGTTCGACGATGTGGTTCCGGCGGACTTCAAGGTCGGCACCACCTACAAGCCCGAGGAGTAG